A genome region from Coprococcus phoceensis includes the following:
- a CDS encoding beta-ketoacyl-[acyl-carrier-protein] synthase family protein, whose protein sequence is MSSKVVVTKMAGVTPIGNSENEITYNLYHGVSGIDKITRFETSDFAIKHAAESNINCIIQDKDYNLETYQWQIVDYTLRDILPSICKKYKSTEIGAIIGVDPNIATKENLEKLLLEYKTGTNQRTEIRQQLFHTNPVSLLYYLAKKYEIQGPCLANLGTCAASTQAIGEAYKMIERGEVEAMLVGGFSFKIEPTTIARLERLGALEKTKENIAENCRPFDNNRSGFTIGDGAVFFVLEKDENVDLQKENVLCSIKGYGSALDGYSMTDPHVDALGMTLAMERALEDAAMQREEIDYINAHGTGTIKNDLYETVAIKNVFKSYSKKLKISSTKSMHGHLLPASGAMGMMCSIIAMQNGFFPPTINYHEKDAKCDLDYVPNIRETGNIKNAMINSFGLGGQNATIIVGKE, encoded by the coding sequence ATGAGTAGCAAGGTTGTAGTAACTAAAATGGCAGGAGTAACTCCTATAGGGAATAGTGAAAATGAAATTACTTATAATTTATATCATGGGGTAAGCGGTATAGATAAAATTACACGTTTTGAAACAAGTGATTTTGCTATTAAGCATGCTGCTGAATCAAATATAAATTGTATTATTCAAGATAAAGACTATAATTTGGAAACTTATCAATGGCAAATAGTTGATTATACTCTTAGAGACATACTACCTAGTATATGTAAAAAATATAAATCAACAGAAATAGGGGCGATAATAGGAGTTGATCCGAATATAGCCACTAAAGAGAATTTGGAAAAATTGTTATTAGAATATAAAACTGGTACAAATCAAAGAACAGAAATTCGACAACAGTTGTTTCATACTAATCCAGTATCGTTACTCTATTATTTGGCAAAGAAGTATGAAATTCAAGGACCATGTCTAGCCAACCTAGGAACTTGTGCAGCATCTACACAAGCTATAGGAGAGGCTTATAAAATGATTGAAAGGGGAGAAGTTGAGGCAATGCTTGTTGGGGGATTTTCCTTTAAAATAGAACCAACGACTATTGCGCGTCTAGAACGGCTGGGGGCGTTAGAAAAAACGAAAGAAAATATAGCAGAAAATTGTAGACCTTTTGACAATAATAGAAGTGGTTTTACGATAGGGGATGGAGCAGTCTTCTTTGTTTTGGAAAAAGATGAAAATGTTGATTTACAAAAGGAAAATGTTTTATGTTCAATAAAAGGATATGGAAGTGCATTAGATGGATATTCTATGACAGATCCTCATGTGGATGCATTAGGAATGACATTAGCAATGGAAAGGGCATTGGAAGATGCTGCAATGCAAAGGGAAGAGATTGACTATATAAATGCACATGGTACAGGTACGATTAAGAATGACTTGTACGAAACAGTTGCAATAAAAAATGTGTTTAAATCATATTCAAAAAAGTTGAAAATTAGTAGTACGAAGTCTATGCATGGACATCTTCTGCCAGCATCAGGGGCTATGGGAATGATGTGTAGCATAATTGCAATGCAAAATGGTTTTTTTCCACCAACTATTAATTATCATGAAAAAGATGCAAAATGTGATTTGGATTATGTTCCAAATATTAGAGAAACAGGTAATATTAAAAATGCAATGATTAATTCTTTTGGATTAGGTGGTCAAAACGCAACTATTATTGTGGGAAAGGAATAA
- a CDS encoding SDR family NAD(P)-dependent oxidoreductase: MEINLNGKVVVITGGTGLIGEGLVKRFVNEGCKVYFTYLKSKEKANVLEKTLKEEGKNIKGICVDGVDLKAVENFIKVVINDEKKIDVLINNAGYIPRELFSNTTIETWDRAMEVNVKSAYNYCKTVLKHMVNKKNGVIINVSSLSADRPSIGQAAYAASKGAIESLSKVLAIENGRKNIRINTIAPALVLEEAFHRNIREEKLKEILSKTPLHRFASVEDVVNTVVFLVSDEAKYLTGIQIPITGGRHLI; the protein is encoded by the coding sequence ATGGAAATAAATTTAAATGGAAAAGTGGTTGTAATTACTGGAGGAACAGGATTAATTGGGGAAGGACTTGTGAAACGATTTGTAAATGAAGGATGTAAAGTATATTTCACATATCTGAAGAGCAAAGAAAAAGCGAATGTACTGGAAAAAACGCTAAAGGAAGAAGGAAAAAACATAAAAGGTATTTGTGTTGATGGAGTAGATTTAAAAGCAGTAGAAAATTTTATAAAGGTAGTAATTAATGATGAAAAAAAGATAGATGTTTTGATAAATAATGCGGGGTATATTCCAAGAGAATTGTTTTCAAATACAACAATTGAAACATGGGACAGAGCAATGGAAGTAAATGTTAAGTCTGCATATAATTACTGTAAAACAGTATTGAAACATATGGTAAATAAGAAAAATGGGGTTATTATAAATGTTTCATCTCTATCAGCTGATCGTCCATCTATCGGACAGGCCGCTTATGCTGCTTCTAAGGGGGCTATAGAATCTTTAAGTAAAGTTTTAGCCATTGAAAATGGTAGAAAAAATATTAGAATTAACACTATTGCTCCAGCTTTAGTATTAGAAGAAGCATTTCATAGAAATATCCGGGAAGAAAAATTAAAGGAGATATTGAGTAAAACTCCGTTACATAGATTTGCATCGGTAGAAGATGTTGTAAATACTGTAGTTTTTTTGGTAAGTGATGAGGCAAAATATTTAACCGGAATTCAAATTCCAATAACTGGAGGAAGACACTTAATCTAG
- a CDS encoding acyl carrier protein — protein MKENIDEIIKKMIGKCIEKKDEELLENFKNLKYDLGFSSINIMQLIYELEEKLGITLEGEVEIEKFYDYESLLQIVMNTYKEENDMNTSEIRGTIKSIFEEVLDEEIDFLNDGDYVFRDFNFESMDIMDLSFRIEEEFDISIEDDELWNLPGYIINKELLVNGKMNQEALALVKKEFELPEEEIVDLESPFELNDFITIGMLINYIEKKQRG, from the coding sequence ATGAAAGAAAACATTGATGAGATTATAAAAAAAATGATTGGAAAATGTATAGAAAAAAAAGATGAAGAATTACTGGAAAATTTTAAAAATTTGAAATATGATCTTGGATTTTCTTCAATTAATATTATGCAATTAATTTATGAACTTGAAGAAAAGCTAGGTATTACTTTAGAAGGAGAAGTAGAAATAGAAAAATTTTATGACTATGAAAGTTTGTTGCAAATAGTAATGAATACATATAAGGAGGAAAATGACATGAATACAAGTGAAATTAGAGGAACAATTAAAAGTATTTTTGAGGAAGTATTAGATGAAGAAATTGATTTTTTAAATGACGGAGATTATGTATTTAGAGATTTTAATTTTGAGTCAATGGATATTATGGATTTATCGTTTCGTATAGAAGAAGAGTTTGATATTTCTATTGAAGACGATGAACTATGGAACTTGCCAGGATATATTATAAACAAAGAACTTTTAGTAAATGGAAAAATGAATCAAGAGGCATTGGCTCTTGTGAAAAAAGAATTTGAACTGCCAGAAGAAGAGATCGTGGATTTAGAAAGTCCATTTGAATTAAACGATTTCATAACGATTGGTATGTTAATTAATTATATAGAAAAAAAGCAGAGGGGATAG
- a CDS encoding class I adenylate-forming enzyme family protein → MNRRIAIISDNSIEYVKKIIEIWNNGDSVVLMDWRIPFPTIIKNIKLANAKFCYIEKKFASKIFEYPEIKFKVIEKTTDSCVVMKEIVDKYQDNYSTKEAVIFFSSGTTGPAKGIRLSHKAISQNADAIIDYLKMTPKDNLFITKTLAHSSTFVGELLPALKLKCKLVVVPTIMSIRKVFNVLHNHDITMLGVNPTLLQLYGEVAKKHHVEFHSLRVISCSGSNLSKECHSNIKRIFPNTKILNVYGLSELGPRVAAQRYDDYRWTEGSVGVAIKGVKIKVVSCEGKEVKDGEKGCIHVKSEYKMMGYLEGKSARKSYYQGWFNTGDIGYVKNGELFVTGREDDMIICGSHNVYPASVEEAILKHKNIRECVVFGYPDKLFGEKVICFYVTNDSEIKESELREFVNKSLAEYEVPTEFLTVQVLPLTENGKISRRLAQKLYGKLKEEYM, encoded by the coding sequence ATGAATAGAAGAATTGCTATTATTTCGGATAACAGTATAGAATATGTGAAAAAAATTATTGAAATATGGAATAATGGAGATTCAGTAGTATTAATGGATTGGAGAATTCCATTTCCAACTATTATAAAAAATATTAAATTGGCAAATGCAAAATTTTGTTATATTGAAAAAAAGTTTGCAAGTAAAATATTTGAATATCCGGAAATTAAGTTTAAAGTTATAGAAAAAACAACAGATAGTTGTGTTGTTATGAAAGAAATAGTAGACAAATATCAAGACAATTATAGTACAAAAGAGGCTGTTATTTTTTTTAGTTCTGGAACAACTGGTCCAGCCAAAGGAATAAGATTATCGCATAAGGCTATATCTCAAAACGCAGATGCTATAATTGATTATTTAAAAATGACACCCAAAGATAATTTATTTATTACTAAAACGTTAGCGCATTCATCTACATTTGTGGGAGAGTTGCTACCCGCATTAAAATTAAAGTGTAAATTAGTTGTTGTGCCGACTATTATGTCGATTAGGAAGGTGTTTAATGTTCTACACAATCATGACATAACTATGCTAGGGGTTAATCCAACTTTATTGCAATTATATGGAGAAGTTGCAAAGAAACACCATGTGGAATTTCATAGTCTGAGAGTAATTAGTTGCAGCGGATCTAATTTGAGTAAAGAATGTCATAGTAATATAAAAAGAATTTTTCCTAATACTAAAATTTTAAATGTATATGGTTTGAGTGAATTAGGACCACGTGTTGCAGCCCAAAGATATGATGATTATAGATGGACTGAAGGATCTGTTGGTGTTGCGATTAAAGGAGTTAAAATAAAAGTGGTAAGTTGTGAAGGAAAAGAGGTGAAAGATGGAGAAAAGGGGTGTATCCATGTAAAATCAGAATATAAAATGATGGGATATTTAGAAGGTAAATCAGCAAGGAAATCTTATTATCAAGGATGGTTCAATACTGGGGATATAGGATATGTAAAAAATGGTGAGTTATTTGTTACAGGTAGAGAAGATGACATGATTATATGCGGTTCACATAATGTATATCCAGCATCAGTGGAGGAAGCTATATTAAAGCATAAGAATATAAGGGAATGCGTTGTATTTGGTTATCCGGATAAGTTATTTGGAGAGAAAGTAATATGTTTTTATGTTACCAATGACAGTGAAATAAAGGAAAGCGAACTGCGAGAATTTGTTAATAAGAGTCTTGCCGAATATGAAGTCCCAACAGAGTTTTTAACTGTACAGGTCTTACCATTAACTGAAAATGGTAAGATATCTAGGCGGTTAGCTCAAAAATTGTATGGCAAATTAAAGGAGGAATATATGTAA
- a CDS encoding PHP domain-containing protein codes for MLVDTHVHTNLSNHAYSTIDECARYARLHQLEGIVMADHLNDDISYDILASLLNREVLPSNIYGVQLIRGIEVDIIDVNAHLSGEDTKCLFNTEKNVCEAVLDTSDIVIASVHSTYKGGNLLANTNMFIKILEDPRVNIIGHCIKSNISFEIKEVVNAARIFGKPLEINESTFGNKEKIKYIYELLECCAEEDTMIAIGSDAHCAYDIGRFHKVNSILSEVEFPETLIVNKKLIEFLKYMGGRYE; via the coding sequence ATGTTAGTGGACACACATGTCCATACAAATTTATCAAATCATGCATATAGTACAATCGACGAATGTGCTCGCTATGCTCGTCTACATCAATTAGAAGGGATTGTAATGGCGGATCATTTAAATGATGATATTAGCTATGACATTCTTGCGAGTTTATTAAACAGAGAAGTGTTGCCATCAAATATATATGGCGTACAGTTAATAAGAGGAATAGAAGTGGATATTATTGATGTGAATGCTCATTTATCGGGTGAAGATACTAAGTGTTTGTTTAATACCGAAAAAAATGTATGTGAAGCAGTTTTGGATACAAGTGATATTGTTATAGCAAGTGTACATTCGACATATAAGGGGGGCAATCTACTAGCTAATACAAATATGTTTATAAAAATTTTGGAAGATCCAAGGGTTAATATTATTGGACACTGTATAAAGTCAAATATTTCTTTTGAGATAAAGGAGGTAGTGAATGCAGCGAGAATATTTGGAAAACCGCTAGAGATAAACGAAAGTACATTCGGCAATAAAGAAAAAATAAAATATATTTATGAACTTCTTGAGTGTTGCGCAGAAGAGGATACTATGATAGCTATTGGCTCTGATGCACATTGTGCCTACGATATAGGACGATTTCACAAAGTAAATTCCATACTTTCAGAAGTAGAATTTCCTGAAACTCTTATAGTAAATAAGAAACTTATAGAATTTTTAAAGTACATGGGAGGAAGGTATGAATAG
- a CDS encoding phosphotriesterase family protein produces MISTVTGKIEKTELGQTLMHEHIICSSSSMKKAYKDNWYNERDIVEMASKKLREAKERHNIQTIVDGTPINLGRDISVLKKVSIKSGVNILASTGFYYTEEPFMEAMSTESFFELLLYEWENGIEGSGIQPAMLKCATSINGITETNEKILRATGLAAVVTKLPIFVHSIPKEEIGLRQLEILLDCGVDPQKVIMGHLGDSDDIKYIEKILNYGCYIGLDRFGVGKNIISRIECLLMLYKRGWTPKIILSHDYSVFIDYGFDIRNRKKSIVDGKQVNYGFLHENIWEELQKSGFAQKDFHTIFVETPKKILDMEE; encoded by the coding sequence ATGATTAGTACAGTAACTGGAAAAATAGAAAAAACAGAATTAGGTCAAACATTGATGCATGAACATATTATTTGTTCTAGTTCCTCAATGAAAAAAGCATATAAAGATAATTGGTATAACGAGCGAGATATAGTTGAAATGGCTTCCAAAAAATTGAGGGAGGCAAAAGAAAGGCATAACATACAGACGATTGTAGATGGAACTCCTATAAATTTGGGAAGAGATATATCAGTATTAAAAAAAGTATCTATAAAATCGGGGGTAAATATTTTAGCTTCTACAGGTTTCTACTATACTGAAGAGCCATTCATGGAAGCAATGAGTACAGAAAGTTTTTTTGAACTTTTGTTATATGAATGGGAAAACGGAATAGAAGGAAGTGGGATTCAACCAGCTATGTTGAAATGTGCAACTAGCATTAATGGTATAACTGAAACAAATGAAAAAATACTAAGAGCAACCGGTTTAGCTGCTGTAGTCACAAAACTACCCATTTTTGTACATTCAATACCTAAGGAAGAGATTGGATTAAGACAGCTGGAAATCTTGTTAGATTGTGGCGTAGATCCCCAAAAAGTCATTATGGGACATTTAGGGGACAGCGATGATATAAAATACATAGAAAAAATTTTAAATTATGGTTGCTATATAGGATTGGATAGATTTGGAGTTGGAAAAAACATAATATCTAGAATAGAATGCTTGTTAATGTTATATAAACGAGGATGGACTCCCAAAATAATTTTATCTCACGATTATTCTGTATTTATTGATTATGGATTTGATATAAGGAACAGAAAAAAAAGTATAGTCGATGGTAAGCAAGTTAACTATGGATTTTTACATGAGAATATTTGGGAAGAACTACAAAAATCAGGATTTGCCCAAAAAGATTTTCATACGATATTTGTAGAAACACCAAAAAAAATACTAGATATGGAGGAGTAA
- a CDS encoding BtrH N-terminal domain-containing protein: MLKDLKPYFNAERTCMENLFISLIQKYGNVEKLYLYAWNFGYLNKKNINFGERIMPSREGEGLNKEIEKALQEFFGIRVIWHLNYAKNAIKVIKDELERGRPVIIGIDIFECEWHKVFQKYHSVHYCLVIGVTNEELVCIDDTLASCNGNLRLVHRPEYITIPFQKYLQYGFGLVTLEISDNRRNPENSLYKSALKTLTGFRGVTDFDQMRQLRADIVTEFDIKKEINGFEDAWALDIVRALGYIVWNRKNFLTAQKIFSRETENIYMYCKKMESIIIKWENIKNYILKYALENSKNAFDINYIATTLDKIIYEEESLAISIVDEYEAKND; this comes from the coding sequence ATGCTTAAAGACTTGAAACCATATTTTAATGCAGAACGAACTTGCATGGAAAATTTATTTATATCACTTATTCAAAAATATGGAAATGTAGAGAAACTATATTTGTACGCATGGAATTTTGGATATTTGAATAAAAAGAATATCAATTTTGGGGAAAGAATAATGCCTTCAAGAGAAGGAGAGGGGTTAAATAAAGAGATAGAAAAAGCACTTCAAGAATTTTTTGGGATAAGAGTTATATGGCATTTAAATTATGCAAAAAATGCTATTAAAGTCATTAAAGATGAATTGGAACGAGGAAGACCAGTTATAATTGGAATTGATATTTTTGAGTGTGAATGGCATAAAGTCTTTCAAAAATACCATTCAGTACATTATTGTTTAGTAATTGGAGTGACAAATGAAGAATTAGTTTGTATTGATGATACTTTGGCTAGTTGTAACGGAAATTTACGTTTAGTTCATAGACCTGAATATATTACAATCCCATTCCAAAAATATCTTCAATACGGTTTTGGGTTAGTTACATTGGAAATAAGTGACAATAGGAGAAATCCAGAAAATTCATTATATAAAAGTGCTTTAAAAACATTAACAGGTTTTAGAGGAGTAACTGATTTTGATCAAATGAGGCAGCTTAGAGCAGATATAGTAACTGAATTTGATATTAAAAAAGAAATAAATGGATTTGAAGACGCATGGGCCCTAGATATTGTTAGAGCATTGGGGTATATAGTTTGGAATAGAAAAAATTTTTTGACTGCCCAAAAAATTTTTTCTAGAGAAACTGAGAATATATATATGTATTGCAAAAAGATGGAGTCAATAATCATAAAATGGGAAAATATAAAGAATTATATATTGAAATATGCCCTAGAAAATAGTAAAAATGCGTTCGATATAAATTATATAGCAACTACATTAGATAAAATAATCTATGAAGAAGAAAGTTTAGCGATTTCTATTGTAGACGAATATGAGGCGAAAAATGATTAG
- a CDS encoding ATP-binding cassette domain-containing protein: protein MKNLIKIALKDTLILYIFVIIIDSIFYTFSFTFVGLVKRDIFNKLQGQNTLFGQPIWMLVILAALTPLIINAIKQCNSYIVAKVQQNINCNLKLYLFRILINKKINRNQSKDNGNIIVCFREDINDIVSFFYDIYIQMPKLLLSIVALIILFKINLLYSLISVVPLLCIIFAIHAIQKKLINNRYEMRCAVDQSTIYLLNIFESIENIKMSKNKTAIIKKYHRLSEERAKKSIKDFTLQKVLEIFASNFMYIALAVVLLIACYEMNSNTFSVGDFVLYEYYFWFLSDLPTVFSSVLSKYRQMAVSIGRIQKLSEEDSMDICSNIYVNRKKENIYIDNPIVAVCGENGVGKSILLKDFFEHEISRWNNDICTLLDEQYLMKKNIVYISQNPILFEGTILENICMGEEQNNNLLKKVIRISALENDIDKGKLNLNDVVDSMGKNLSGGEIKRIALARALYQNPDALLLDDITSGLDLRTEKNVLMNFRQLNIPIFIATSSEKVIRRSDIVIRMEKRGKSYA from the coding sequence ATGAAAAATTTAATAAAAATTGCTCTTAAAGATACGCTGATTTTATATATCTTTGTAATAATTATTGATTCAATTTTTTATACTTTTAGTTTTACATTTGTTGGATTAGTAAAGAGAGATATATTTAATAAACTTCAAGGGCAAAATACACTGTTTGGGCAACCGATATGGATGTTGGTTATACTAGCTGCATTAACCCCGTTAATTATAAATGCTATAAAGCAATGTAATTCGTATATTGTAGCGAAGGTGCAACAAAATATTAACTGTAATTTAAAGTTGTATTTATTTAGAATATTAATCAACAAAAAAATTAATAGAAATCAGAGCAAAGATAATGGAAATATTATAGTTTGTTTTAGAGAAGATATCAATGATATTGTTTCTTTTTTTTATGACATATATATACAAATGCCAAAATTATTGCTGTCGATTGTAGCTTTGATAATCTTGTTTAAGATAAACCTTTTGTATAGTTTAATAAGTGTGGTTCCTTTGCTATGTATAATTTTTGCTATTCATGCTATTCAAAAGAAGTTAATTAATAATAGGTATGAAATGCGATGTGCCGTTGATCAATCGACAATATATCTTCTTAATATTTTTGAATCTATAGAGAATATTAAGATGTCAAAAAATAAAACGGCTATTATAAAAAAGTATCATAGATTAAGTGAAGAAAGAGCAAAAAAATCTATTAAAGATTTTACATTGCAAAAAGTATTAGAGATTTTTGCATCAAATTTTATGTATATTGCATTAGCCGTTGTTTTATTGATAGCGTGTTATGAGATGAATTCTAATACTTTTTCTGTTGGTGATTTTGTTCTTTATGAATATTATTTTTGGTTTTTATCAGATTTACCTACGGTATTTAGTAGTGTATTAAGCAAATATCGTCAGATGGCCGTATCTATTGGAAGAATCCAAAAACTATCAGAAGAAGATTCCATGGATATTTGTTCAAATATATATGTGAATAGAAAAAAAGAAAATATATACATTGATAATCCAATTGTTGCAGTTTGTGGAGAGAATGGAGTTGGAAAAAGCATACTGCTAAAAGATTTTTTTGAACATGAAATCAGTAGATGGAATAATGATATATGTACTTTGTTAGATGAACAGTATTTGATGAAAAAAAATATAGTATATATATCTCAGAATCCAATATTATTTGAAGGCACTATTCTAGAGAATATATGTATGGGAGAAGAACAAAATAACAATCTTTTAAAAAAGGTTATAAGGATATCTGCTTTAGAAAATGATATCGATAAAGGCAAGCTGAATTTAAATGATGTAGTGGATAGTATGGGAAAAAATTTGTCTGGAGGAGAAATAAAAAGAATAGCATTGGCTAGGGCTTTGTACCAAAATCCAGATGCACTACTATTGGATGATATCACAAGCGGGCTGGATCTACGTACAGAGAAGAACGTCTTAATGAATTTTAGACAATTAAATATACCAATTTTCATTGCTACTAGCAGTGAAAAAGTTATTCGAAGATCTGACATAGTTATACGAATGGAAAAAAGAGGTAAGAGTTATGCTTAA
- a CDS encoding ABC transporter ATP-binding protein — protein MKELIKNIQIYFKNYLSKYKKEVVEISILLFFSIMINVFLPIIIGNLIDGLGKGHSIIFFQICIAIYIGILLLKIFIDIVNSYLGEKLGWTISNNLRENLLKHCVENLNYEFYNKHSPGELIERIDGDVTFLANFFSTFIINIVGNTFFIACIIIVFYKNNLYVGLAYSVIAVLAYLVFLSLQNKITILWRRFKGNEARLYGSINSFVSNQADIRGVNKSKYIERKIKKRTNSMKKSFAKATFVGNIPTAGFFSLLNIGDVVALGIAVYFYYNSQLSLGTIYLISNYVGLLNRPFIALRYEFENMQKIGAALNRISEIFNIKKEKNNEQFHFNDTSDIEFKNVCFSYENKEVLHNLNFTISCGSALGIIGKTGSGKTTIVRMIANLCNPTSGEIKINNQDISLIFKEEYWKKIYMVNQNSKILFGTIYENITDFTCDISKEEIKSTLKKFNLYDWIEEKECGLDTVVTNETLSSSQIQLLNILKALFSKAKIFIFDEINANLDYQTEELIIKALYILKRQCTLIIIAHKLNILQLADYILILDNGKIQEFNEKEKIANKIIEENIE, from the coding sequence ATGAAAGAGCTAATAAAAAACATACAAATTTATTTTAAAAATTATTTGAGTAAATATAAGAAGGAAGTAGTTGAAATATCAATTTTATTGTTTTTTTCCATAATGATCAACGTTTTTTTACCAATTATTATTGGAAATTTAATTGATGGTTTAGGAAAGGGACATAGTATAATATTTTTTCAAATTTGTATTGCAATCTATATAGGGATTTTATTGCTAAAAATATTTATTGACATTGTGAACAGTTATTTAGGAGAAAAACTGGGATGGACTATTAGTAATAATTTGCGTGAGAATTTACTTAAGCATTGCGTGGAAAATTTAAATTATGAATTTTATAATAAACACTCTCCAGGAGAACTTATAGAAAGAATTGATGGAGATGTTACCTTTTTGGCAAATTTTTTCTCGACATTTATTATAAATATTGTAGGAAATACTTTTTTTATAGCATGTATTATTATTGTTTTTTATAAAAATAACTTATATGTAGGGTTAGCATACAGTGTAATTGCAGTTTTGGCTTATTTGGTATTTTTATCGCTCCAAAACAAAATTACAATTTTGTGGAGAAGATTTAAAGGAAATGAGGCAAGATTATATGGTTCTATAAATTCTTTCGTGAGTAATCAAGCTGACATAAGAGGGGTAAATAAAAGCAAGTATATTGAAAGAAAAATAAAAAAAAGAACAAACAGTATGAAAAAAAGTTTTGCAAAAGCGACATTTGTTGGAAATATACCAACTGCAGGTTTCTTTTCTCTATTGAATATAGGAGATGTTGTTGCTTTGGGAATTGCGGTTTATTTTTATTACAATTCTCAATTATCACTTGGAACAATTTATTTAATAAGTAATTATGTTGGTTTGTTAAATAGACCATTTATTGCATTACGATATGAATTTGAGAATATGCAAAAGATTGGTGCAGCTCTAAACAGAATATCAGAAATATTCAATATAAAAAAAGAGAAAAATAATGAACAGTTTCATTTTAATGATACTTCTGATATTGAGTTTAAGAATGTCTGCTTTTCATATGAAAATAAAGAAGTGTTGCATAATTTGAATTTTACAATATCATGTGGATCGGCTTTAGGAATTATTGGAAAAACCGGAAGTGGAAAAACAACTATAGTAAGAATGATTGCAAATTTATGCAATCCGACTAGTGGAGAGATAAAAATTAATAACCAAGACATAAGTTTGATTTTCAAAGAAGAATATTGGAAAAAAATTTATATGGTTAACCAAAATAGTAAGATATTATTTGGAACAATCTATGAAAATATTACAGATTTTACCTGTGATATAAGTAAAGAGGAGATAAAAAGTACATTAAAAAAATTCAATTTGTATGATTGGATTGAAGAAAAAGAATGTGGTTTAGACACGGTTGTTACTAACGAAACGTTGTCATCTAGCCAAATTCAGCTGTTAAATATTTTAAAAGCTCTTTTTTCTAAGGCAAAAATTTTTATCTTCGATGAAATAAATGCGAATTTAGATTATCAAACGGAAGAACTCATAATTAAAGCTTTATATATATTAAAAAGACAATGTACCTTAATTATAATTGCACATAAACTAAATATTTTACAATTGGCAGATTATATTTTGATTTTGGACAATGGTAAGATACAGGAATTTAACGAAAAAGAAAAAATAGCTAATAAAATAATAGAGGAGAATATAGAGTAA